CTGGCCTGCTATATCCAGTTTTTATGCAATCAGTGGTAGTAAACCAAAAGTTCCAGCTTTGAGGTGTAAAACCTAAATGATGATCTGaataacagcaaaaaggaacaaaaagcaccactgagtTGAAGGCAACTGAAATTAGCGATAATTGTCTGTTGAATCATGATAATATGAAAACATTCATTAAGATAACCTTTTGTAATCTCAAATGTTCCTGCATGATCAACCAATCTAATGTAAAATGATATGTCATGGCAGTTTCAATGAAACAAAGATTTTACAAGAGAAAGTAGAAATTACTGTAGATACAGGGAGATTGTGACATCTATTTGACAAACATCAACACTGTATGTAGAAAACCTTTTATTTCCATCTTAGCCAGTACTAATAAATTACACTTACCCAGCACAGTGATGGCTGAAGGCTGAGATGTTTGAGATCTCAGAGTTTTGCTGTTAAAGGCctgacagctgtagtttccacTCTGACTCATCTGAACATTCATCAGTCTGAGCTCTGATCCAGTATCAGGCAGCTGATCTCCATTCAGAAACCACTTAAACTGGGCAGGAAGTCTGGATCCAACTGAGCAGGTGAGGCTGATGTCTGACCCTACAGCAAAGTATCCTTGTGGTGGAGATAATATCAAATTTATATTTTCTGGACCATCTAAAGgtaaaggtaaaagaaaaaaagtgtcacAGTATGAAAAGTAAAGGTATATTTAGCATTTTTTGTGAATTTGTGTAGCTCATTTCAACTTCAGTACCTGTTATTTTTTCCCAACATTAAATAAATCTCTATCCAGtgtaaataaatagaataacacACTGTGTGATGTAAACTGTCATAGTTTTACAATGGAGTTGATTAGactgaaaaatatgtttatcAAGTTTTATCCTTCTTactaaactgaagcaataatCTGATCTTTCTCTGATGTTTGCAAGCAAACATTTTCACTTTAATGAGTTTCTAAGTAGTAACTCACAGCTGATGGAGAGGTTTACTGGATCACTGGTACCAATACTGACAGGATTGGACACACTACACCTGAATGGTCCCTGGTCAGAGCGGGTCACAGTGATTATAGTCAGACTGGAGCCTCCATCAGTGAGCTGAACTCTGTCACTTGTTGTAACCTCAGAGCTGCCGTTCAAccagaggaaagagagagaggatccagaggcagagcaggacagagagacagaaccACTGAACTCAACCAAGTCTGTGCTGCTGGAAGTTACCAACACATTGGAGACTTTctctgtgaaagaaaaacagaatagTTTCATTGTTGGCATCAACAATAGAAAATCAGCATTAAAATAAACCATGTCATGAAAAGGGGTATTTATTATATAACCaatctaaaaagaaacaatagcaataataaaattatcGATAAAACCTTTAATGAAGTACTGTACCAGTCAAAACACCGAAAAAATTTAATTTGCGTAATTTACAACATCTACTCCATTTAAGTGACTATTCTGAACAGAATAATTAAGACAAATTGAGTCTTCAGCCCGTTCCTTACAATATGGTGTTCAATACTACCTTTAAATAAGACATTCAGTTTCTTACAGCCACTTTGTAAAATCTTTAATACCACAATCTTAATAATGACACAAATTATTGCCAGTGTGCATTATTGCAGTGAGTACAGATGTAAGAAACATGCACTAATAATTACATAcaatttttttacatgttaatTTAACGTAAACTTGTTTAAATAATACAAATGCAATTAGGTTGTTGGATTTCGACATCTGCTCACCGTATATCACCAGAGTAGTACGGCCATTCAGGAATGTTCCATCTTGTACAATGTTAACAAAGTATTCTCCAGTGTCATTCAGAGTGAGACTCCTGAGCTCCAAAGACGCAGTAGATGGGAAGAAAGTGATCCTGCCTTCATACTCAGGTCCAATAGTGTTTTCTGAGTTAGTTACGAATATTATAGGCGTAGAGAAATTAACATTCCAGTTCACAGATGTAAACGGTTTCTCTGTTGGAGTCAGTGTTGTAGTGAACATCACCGTCTCTCCTACAGCTGCATTCAGAGGACCATCAGGCAACACACCAGATCCTTCAGTCAAACCTAGAggagatttattattattatttgtttgagGGAGAATTTAATGGGAAAATTGCAATATAAGAAACTGgctgattttttccccccataagAGAAAGCAGGTAGTGAAAAATTGTTCTATAATGTTCAATATGAAGGAGAATAAATCACTGAATGATGCTGAAGtcgttgtttttatttaaaatcccGCCCCCCCCAAACTAAAAACACTGACAAATCTAAGAAAACAGGGAAATGCAGAACACATAagagaaactgtaaaaactTGAGAAGAAGGAGTGATTGACTCAAGAACAACCTGACCAAaggcttttctcatttctttaattGATGAGGTCTTTAATTTAGTCCTCTGGACTGTGACCCGCATTTCAGTGTCAGTACTGCTGAAGGCTGTTTCAATTCTTAAAATGCATCCGGAGGACAGAGTAGTGTTACAGAGGAGATACATCTATAGCCATAATCAAAGATGCTCTGGCCTATTTTTTTGCAGATGTTGTTTCAATCTTCAGTGTATAAATGAGGTATAAGACGGCTGGAAAAGATAAACCATGGTGTGAAGAAGGCTCAGACAAACAATGATCTGAACCCAGAAGTTGTTATAGTTTGTAAGATTAACAACTGACTAAACTTTCTACCTGTCACTGTTTATCTGTTTGCAAATAAATGtgtgagaaaaatgaaaatgaatgaaaaataaatgttatctaATGTATGATGAGGTGCTCACCTGATAAGATCACGAGAATGATGAAGTACATCAGAGCCATTTCCATTTCAAAATGTGGTCTTTCCCTCTTTGACTTTTCCTTTTATGATTTCATGATACATGAACGGCACGATGTTACAGAATATGAAGGCAGAACAAGGAAGTAATCAAGTTGTTCacaaaggtttatttattattattaatcattAACAGATTTATATGGTAAACTTTCATTTCCTCATTCTGTTCTTGCTGTTGACAAATCCCAAGCAATTTGATTAATCATaacattacattttaaattcattttaaagtttaaattccATGTTTTATGTAAAGTTCCTGCTTCTaattcacataaaaaaaatgaattgagCTCTATTAAACTGCTAAAACTGTTAGGGACACAAGTGAGATTTAAGACAATGAGTTCCTGATCACATTCATATAAAAGGGACACAAATGGAAACAACAACATTTGCAAATATTCACTGACAGTTTGCAGGGTAACCAGaactctgagctgctgctgcttgttaaaaaataaacccACTAACAAGCAAACTCTACATGTATGATTTTGAGTCTGTTAGCTAAATAATGCTAATCTACAGATAGCATTTGTGGCCAGTGTTTGTGGACTGTAAGAGCCAACCACTGACCATCATAGACAATCACGCCACATCCCGAGCCACAGCCACCACCCCAACCTTTACACTTTGGTCAAACAGCTTCTTTCGATAAGCAACGAGTGGAGCCAGGAGTCCACCCAGGAGATGATAATAAGACTGTTTCCCACACCAACCTTCTGAGGAATTTCCCATTTCTAAAGTTGATTTCTACAAGGCCAGACAAGTATGACTTGACAAAATCAAAAATCTAAATTAGTAGTTGTCATGAAAAATATATTGTCTTGCAAGAGGCAGTAGTTGTAAAAATGGCTACCAACTTTTCAAATGGCTAACGCATTTGATAAAACAGAGTAATAATAACAGATTATCTGCACCAGTGCTGGTACTTGTGCTGTGATATGAATTCCCTGAGACATTAAATTATCGTCTAAGCCCAGGGTAAGAGTTTCTACCTTCATTGACACATTCATACAATTACAGGA
The genomic region above belongs to Oreochromis niloticus isolate F11D_XX linkage group LG11, O_niloticus_UMD_NMBU, whole genome shotgun sequence and contains:
- the LOC106098623 gene encoding carcinoembryonic antigen-related cell adhesion molecule 5-like isoform X2 yields the protein MEMALMYFIILVILSGLTEGSGVLPDGPLNAAVGETVMFTTTLTPTEKPFTSVNWNVNFSTPIIFVTNSENTIGPEYEGRITFFPSTASLELRSLTLNDTGEYFVNIVQDGTFLNGRTTLVIYEKVSNVLVTSSSTDLVEFSGSVSLSCSASGSSLSFLWLNGSSEVTTSDRVQLTDGGSSLTIITVTRSDQGPFRCSVSNPVSIGTSDPVNLSISYGPENINLILSPPQGYFAVGSDISLTCSVGSRLPAQFKWFLNGDQLPDTGSELRLMNVQMSQSGNYSCQAFNSKTLRSQTSQPSAITVLEKISGSSVKPSTNLPVEGTSVNLTCEASGSVFTRNWMKDGSYLTPTDNMILSDNNRVLTFNTVNRKDNGEYFCQISNPISSDEAKYIMIANYGPENVQIKGPNKINIKGTLKLTCSAESTPSARFTWFFNGTEILTNSAEYIKEEVELSDSGNYICQAWNNITERTSSSAVHGLTVTDFTKVI